CGTCATGATCCATGGGTGTGTCGGTATCGTTGACGCTGATTGAAAAATTGATGTCTTCCAGGTGGACATCGCCGGTTGTGATTGCGACTTCTTCGACCGCGATTGTGGTGAAGACGTCATCGGTTTGCGAAACCAGTTGAATCTCGTATTCGCCCGTCCTTAGCCCATCTTGAACATCGAAGCTGTAATGACCCTCGGAATCGGTCGTCGTCTCAGCGACTATCTCTCCATCGTTAACTAGCTGGATAATTTGATCCGCGACGCCTAGGGTGATTTCACCGTCGGTTGACCTGCTGTTGGCGGTCAAGGCCCTTCGATCGTCGGTTTCCGTCGTGACGGTGCCTGAAACCGACGAACTGAAGAAGAACACGTCGTCTTGAAGATCGGTGAGTTCCGAGTTTCGCTCAATGATGTCGGCCAGCGTGGTGCTTTCGATTTCAGCCAACGCGGATCCCGAGAACGTGTTCTCGTACCAAAATCGATCTGCGTCGCGAAGTCGTTCGAATTGGTCCGTGATGATTGTCTGGAATGTTTCACCAACACTGGCGCCTTCGACATGATCTTCAACCAAGCCGCCCACCCACAGGTCGATGTCGTCAACGGAGCCGTAGAGTTGTTCCAGTTTTGCCTGGACGTCTGGATCGGCAGTGATGTCAGCAAAGCTTTCGACCGGATCCAGTCCGTAAGCAACTCGGGTTGTGTTGTAGTCTGACAGCCCGTGATCCCTGCCCCGCTGAATGTTCAAACTCACCAAGTCAAATCCGCCCGAACCGGGAGGTCCAAACAAGAAATTGCGGACGCTATCGACGACCTGAATGTCCAGTTCCGAAGAAGGATCAGCCGCCAAGTACTTGATGATCGAATCGATTCCGTTTTCCGACACCGCTTCTGGATTGGAGAACGCTTGGCTTAGCGGTATCTCTTCCGCGATCTCGTTTCCTTCGTTGTCTAGGAATTCGACATCATCGCCTAGCAAGCTATGTCCAAATCGGAACGCGGCGGTGGAGAACTCGTTGGCGATCGTAGGATCCACTGTTGAGTCGTAACCTTCGTAGTCACTGAGCGTGTCTTCGCCGAGGACCGCGGGCAACCATTCGTTGTAGGTGATCGCTTGCAGTTCAGCGACCACGATCGCCCGAGCCTGTTGGTAAATTTCTTCGTCCGACAGTGTCGCATCGGCGGCGGCGATTTCTTCCGCCAGTCGATTGTGCTCCCGAACAAACAACGTTTGAATGGCCGTCAGTTCAATGTTCTCGTTGGCACGAACGTCTCCGGCGGCAAACAACTCATCGTCGGGAACGATCCCCGCGTCATTGTCCATCGTCAGCGTTCCGTCCGGAAACGTTTCCGCGTTGTTGTAAGGTAGCAAGTCGCCTTCGCTTGTTTTCAGGAGTCCGCCCGAAAGTGTTCTTAGGGCCGTCGCGGTGGCGTCGTCCGATCCGTAAATCACCGAGCCATCAATCCAGGTCGTGATCGTATTGATTTGTTCGCGAGCGGAGTCAACTCCGGTTTCCGAATCGTAGGTCGATCGAGTTAAAGAGATAGTTTCGGTTCCCGTTCCGAACGGATCGAAATATTCGTCCCCAAGGGGAACCTCGATATCGAAGGATTCTTCGCCCGAAGGCGTGCGAGTGATGTCGTGGTCAATGAACTGGCCCCAAACATAGACAAATGCGGACAAGTCCCGATCACTAATGAGTTCTTCGTCAGTCGCAAGTACGTTACTGATCTCGCGTGCGCTGGGGCGATCCTCACCGGCCGGTTCCGAGATTCCATCTGCATAATCGCTATCGGCAACTCGGATCAGTTGGGTACCGGTCGTACCGAGTTCGGCGTTCTCGAGGTTGTTTCCTGAGCCGTCGATCGACCGGTATTCGGTTGGCAAGCCCTCAAGCGTTTCGGTGGGAATTTCGCTGGGTGAGTCAGTAGTGTCGTCAACTGGTAAATCAACGTCGTCATTGTCTCCGCTGTGCGGCGAACCAAATCGGCCTCCGTCGCGACTCAAGCGGTTGATCACCATCAGCACGTCATGTGGACTGTCCAAGCCATCGTCATTGACGTCGGTGAGTTCTCCGGGGCCGCGTTGTTGTAAGCCCCCAGCATCAAACGCGTTGCTTTGGGATGTCCGGTTCATGCGATTGATGATCGTCAGTGCGTCGACCGCTGATACGACGCCATCCTCATTCACGTCTTCAGGCATCAGGTCATTGTGAAAGATATTGGCAGCCAATAGTTGTCGTGCTTCCAGTGACTCTGGCTTCAAACGCCTCCGTGTGCTTTTTCGTCTTTGTCCTTTTTTCGTCGTGGATGCCTTCTTGTTGGATGGTTTGCGACTAGCGGGTTGACGTCCGTCAATCCAACGTCCGAAGAGATTGTCCATGTGTGTACCTGCGGCAGAGAAGCGGGGAGAGGAGGAACGCCGATAGCGGACCTGCTCAGCCGCGATTGGGGTTCCTTTCTCAAGGGCGACTTCCCGGTGGTTATGTCACATTCTGGAACACGAGAATCGCCAGTGAAGCGGGGGTAGCGAACTGTGAACCTGCGAAAGCTGGCTTCAGGTGGCCATTCGCCATCGCGTGCGTGATGCCGTAAGTTCGCAGGTTGCATGGAAAGCTGCACGGGTGGCACGGGGAGCTGCAAGGGGGCTGCACGTGTGCTGCGTTTTTGTGGGAAGACTCTCTGACCGTGCGAACGCCTTGGCGACCATCTCGATCGCAATTTGGCCGATTAAGTCACTCGTCAACCGATGGCAGCGAAGCAACTTTTCGGGATGGGAATCCAAAGCGGATTGCTCAAGCATTGCGTCGAATGCGAGCGAGGTAACCCGGCTTTATCGTAAGAAAAGCACGTGGTGCGAATACGGCATTTGCGATAGCCGTTGCTTTGAGGATCTTACAACGAGTCGAACTTCGATAGGGAGTCGACTCGTTTGAAAAACGGTCGTTGCGAAGGCGGTTGGTGCCTTCGCAACGACGGTGATTTTACAAAACCGCGTTAGTTCGACGCGGATTCTCTCATCTTCTTCGCCATTTCCTGACCTCGGGACCGACTCGCCTTCTGGGCGTCGAGCATGCCTTGTCGGAGCTCTTCAGGAGTTTGACGATACTTCGCCATTTCGTCTTCGTTATAGATACTCTTTGTGCCGCTGCCGTCGTCGCAACCGATCGCGCAAAGCAGGATGACTGCAAAGACAAATTTTAGATTCTTCATGCTACCTCTCCGATTCGATCAGTGATTAGAAATTGGACATGTCAGGCGTTTCCTTGTTGGCACGCGTGCCCAAGGCACCCCAAAGGCCGTAAGGACTTTGACGTCCCCCGTTGTTTGCCGTGGGTGTGACGTTACCGGCGGAACTGTTACCCGCTTCAATCGAATCGGTAACAAACTTGACGGCACCGTCACCCATCAAGACGTGCACACCACCTTGGTGACGGCTCGATGCGGTGTAGTTGCCACGAGCAGTCATGACGCCGCCCCAGTCACCCGCACCCGCGTCCATGCAAATTTCGGAGTTGGGCGGAAGGACGGTGTGGAAGCCACCATTGATGTCGAAGGAGCTGGACCATTGAGCACCGCGACGTAGTCGTGATGCGCCTGCCCAGTTGGTGAACGTGGCGAGCGATCCCCAGAATTGAGGACGCTCAGCATCCAGGCCAGCTCGACATGACAGCGGATTGTGTTCCAGTGCCGATGCACCACTGATTTGGTGAACGGCGGCGCGAGTTCGCTTGTCGTTGTCGCCCAAGTCTGTCGTGATCTCGCCGTACATGACTGTGTTCGCAAGCCCGTCTAAGCAATCGCGGAAAGCGGTTTGTTTACGTGCGAAGAACATCCCACGATCGCCAGCTCGGCTGTTCACGATCCAACTTTGATCGGCCAATCGGTCGGTCGTGCTCCACCAAACGTACTCACCATTAGGTTGCCCATAGCTATCGCCCAAGCAGGCGGCGTAGTTGGTGCGTCCGTAAGCGGGAGCTCCGACACCGGGATCGCTAGGGCAACGATAGGTCAACACCTCTGTTACCCATGGCACGTACTGGTCGTTGCCATCAACGGTTGGTCCCATTGCTGGCCAAGGATCGGTGGTCGAACGGGTGGTGCCGTCCGAGTTCTGGATACTAGGGTTCGAGATTTGTTCCCAGATCGCTTGCTGTTCAATGAACGGCAAGATGCCAACGAGCGGGCTGAGGTTGAAGATGTTGCTGTTCTGGGTGAACCCAGGTGGCCAGCTTTGTCCGTCGTTGGTGCCGGTTCGATAACCAGGCAGCTTGTTGTAGGTCGAGTGGTAGTTGTGAACTCCCAAGCCAATTTGCTTGAAGTTGTTACTGCAGCTCATCCGCCGAGCGGCCTCACGAGCAGCTTGCACGGCGGGCAATAGCAACCCTACCAGAACGCCGATAATCGCAATCACCACCAAAAGTTCAACAAGTGTGAATGCGAGCCGATTCCTAGACTCAACATGATTTCGAACCGTCATTTAATTTCTCCGCGATTAAAAGTCCCCCCGAACGCGTATGAATGGGAGGCAGAACAGAAGTCGGCGTAACTCTCTTCACGTGGTCAAACGTCCTGGTGAGCCCCCTTGTCAGTAATGAAGGGCGTGTGAAGAGACACTGGCGCGACGTATGCCATAATGTTAGAGGCGTCTAGCGTCCAAGCAATTCGCTCGTTCGAGCGATAATTGCGATTTTCTGTCGCTTTCTTGGTGGACAGTTGTGCTCCATGTCATCGCGATCGACTGAAATAGCTCACTCTGCGCGTTATCGGATAGTCACGCCGGAGTTTTTTCGCCGGAGTAATGGCGCTGGAGTTGATAGCGTTGGGGGCGAAACGTTTGAGGCGACCAGTTGTCCTGCTCGCCGGTCAGCAGGAATGCTTCTTGCGGTTTCCAGTGAATTGACCCGAGCAGCTAGCTAGATCTTCAAGATTCCTTTGGCGTAGCCGATCGAAACAGCACCAGCGCGGTCCTTGACGTTAAATTTTGCCAAGATCCCTTTGATGTAGGTTTTTACCGTGTGGATGCTAAGGCTCAAGTCGACCGCAATTTGTTTGTTGCTGTGACCGAGGGCGACTAAATGCAGCACTTCGATTTCACGCGGGGAAAGATGCTCATGCATCGCGTTGTTCGTTTCCAGAAGTGGGTGCTGAATCACCTCACCCGCGTGCACACGCTGAATCGTATCGACCAAGGTGACCGGTGGTGCTGCCTTGGTTACAAACGCGGCGGCGCCTTGCTTAAGAGATTGTGAGACTTCCTCTTCCAGTTCGGCTGTGCTTAGCATGATCACCCGAGCATCGGGTTGAATCTCTCGGATTCGGACCAGTGTTTCGATCCCATCCAGCACGGGCATACGCACGTCGAGAATCGTGATGTCGGGACGATGTTGTTCGAACAACGCGAGTGCTTGTTCACCGTCGTGGGCTTCCGCAACCACCGAAAATTCTTGTTCGTTGGAAAGCATGGAAACGAGTCCAACGCGAAGCAGGGAATGGTCGTCGGCAATCAGGATTCGTATGGTCATGTTGTTATTGTGATCCTATTGGGCGGTCGATGAAACCAGACATCCATTCCAAAAATGTCTTTGCTGTTTTGGATCGACGCCCTCATTCTAACGGGGAACGGTCACTTCGATACGAGTCCCGTGTTCGGGATTGCTAACGAGCATGAGCTCGCCACCAATTCGGCGGACGCGTTCCTGCATTCCCGTAAGCCCGAAATGACCTTGATGGGTCCCCGCCACTCGGTCGGCGTCAAAGCCACAGCCGTCATCCGTAACGCAAAGGGAAACCTGATCCGCGGTATAGTCCACATCGATTTGAATATGATTGGGGCTACTATGCTTCAGTGCGTTGGTCATGGCTTCCTTGGCGATCATCAAGAGATTGTCTGTTGTCAGAACATCGAGTTTTCGTTCTTCTCCTCTGCCCCCAACCTCGGCAGTGATCGGTGTTACTGAAAAGATAGCCAGACAGGTCTTCCTGAGTTCTTCTCGCAGCAGAGTCACCCCGGAATCGGTTAGCCGCAGGTTCCAGACACTACGCCGCAGGTCTTCACGCGACTGTGAAAGAATTTGTGTCGCTAAAGAGAGGTTGCGATCGGCAAGGTCTTTCGACCGAGCCGTTTCGATCGCCCGCAGCTGCAGTGCGACACCGGCCAGTGATTGTTCGAGGGTATCGTGCAGGTCAGCCGCGACGCGGGTTCGTTCCTGTTTGGTGGTGGCAGCCACTAGTTCAAGAGCGTCCTTTTCCCGGCGTGCTTCGGCTAACTCCGACCCGCGCTGAGCAATCCGCCGACGCATCCAAAAGATGACCAGGAGAGCGGCCAGCAATAAGGCAACCGTGCCGGCGAGAAGGAGCAGCAGACGCGTCGCGTTCCACCATGACGCCGTGCTTAAAACGGTTACGTCTTGTGGTGAACGCAACCGAATCTCAAAAGATTCAGCACGGAGCATTCGGTTTACCTCGGGGCGATCCGAAGTTCGGATGGAGCAAATGCCGGTTACCTCGAGAGTGCTTCCTGGCCGAATCTTTCGCAGTTGTCGAGGTGGTTGGAACGAGGCGAGCGTCACAGGGACGAGAGATCCGTCGGCATCTAGAATCAGCTGGAAGGGTTTGCCCAATTGGTCCTCAACGGCAATCAGGTTGCCGGAAAGTCGAACAAGTCCAGCTTGATGATCTCGCTGGTCGGAGTTTGGTGCCAATAGCTGTATCGACAGCACGGAGTCCGGTGTGACTGAACTGGGCTCGGGCGGTTTGTCGCTACCGATCGTCTGGATGATCGACGTTCTCAGGACCGGGAAGTTTTCTTCCATCTCCAGAAATCCAGCACACTGAATCACATCGCCAATCTTGAAAATATCGTAGGTCTGGGGGATGACTCGAAGATTATGCTCCCCATCGGTGATGAAGATCTGATGACCCGGCTCGCACGCGGTGACGGTGCCTGTGACGACTTTGCGATGTGTCGGGCTCCACACCGGACTAAATTCAAACAGTGAACCCAGCGTCACTTTGTTGCTTTCGAAAGGGTTCTTGTTGGCCTCCTTGGTGATTTTTAAACCATCTGAAACGCACGACATGATGTCTGAATCGAGGACGTTTCCGCGGTTGTTGAAGCGAGGCAGACAGACACCGGTGACAGTGATTTCAGCATCAATGACCGATTCCATCATTTCCGGTGACACTGCCGTGGAATTGAAAAAGAACTTGCCACCGAAAGTGGAGACGACCACGCTGGTGCCCGCCATCTGTAGGAAATTCCCCTGCTGGGCACTGATGCCAACTCCATCGATCGTCACCCACTGGCAATCAAGGACTCCGGATTGCAATTCAGAGAAGCTTGACTTGCGAGGCACTGGAAGTTCGCCGGTGCCCGTCACCGTGACTTCCGAACACTGGATCAACGGTGCATTGTGACCGCGGTTGGATTGCCCTTTGATTTCCACGGTCATTCCAGCGGACAAATGAATCCGTGACTCGTCGTCGGTTCGCGGTCTCTCGCACCAGATTGCAGTTTCACCATCGTGGAAAACAAAGCTCGAGGGCGTCGCGAGCAACACCGTACCCTTCATCTGCACCGGATAGCGACGATTCGCTTCCGCGTCAGACAGATTGCGGATCGAAGCGACGGTCGTTTGAGGAGACGACAACTCATCGACCGAAGTCTGGTCGTCATGCACTTCAGGGAGCGCGGAGAGCGCGATCAAGCAAATGAGAGATTTGATGAGCA
The sequence above is drawn from the Neorhodopirellula lusitana genome and encodes:
- a CDS encoding peroxidase family protein — protein: MDNLFGRWIDGRQPASRKPSNKKASTTKKGQRRKSTRRRLKPESLEARQLLAANIFHNDLMPEDVNEDGVVSAVDALTIINRMNRTSQSNAFDAGGLQQRGPGELTDVNDDGLDSPHDVLMVINRLSRDGGRFGSPHSGDNDDVDLPVDDTTDSPSEIPTETLEGLPTEYRSIDGSGNNLENAELGTTGTQLIRVADSDYADGISEPAGEDRPSAREISNVLATDEELISDRDLSAFVYVWGQFIDHDITRTPSGEESFDIEVPLGDEYFDPFGTGTETISLTRSTYDSETGVDSAREQINTITTWIDGSVIYGSDDATATALRTLSGGLLKTSEGDLLPYNNAETFPDGTLTMDNDAGIVPDDELFAAGDVRANENIELTAIQTLFVREHNRLAEEIAAADATLSDEEIYQQARAIVVAELQAITYNEWLPAVLGEDTLSDYEGYDSTVDPTIANEFSTAAFRFGHSLLGDDVEFLDNEGNEIAEEIPLSQAFSNPEAVSENGIDSIIKYLAADPSSELDIQVVDSVRNFLFGPPGSGGFDLVSLNIQRGRDHGLSDYNTTRVAYGLDPVESFADITADPDVQAKLEQLYGSVDDIDLWVGGLVEDHVEGASVGETFQTIITDQFERLRDADRFWYENTFSGSALAEIESTTLADIIERNSELTDLQDDVFFFSSSVSGTVTTETDDRRALTANSRSTDGEITLGVADQIIQLVNDGEIVAETTTDSEGHYSFDVQDGLRTGEYEIQLVSQTDDVFTTIAVEEVAITTGDVHLEDINFSISVNDTDTPMDHDDKPKGSGPGSDSGPRSDSGQRSDTGPRVGSGQRSGAGSDNEQSGRNDRSQGSSLSPDLVDPFFSRRDDTFGNRQRS
- a CDS encoding DUF1559 domain-containing protein; protein product: MTVRNHVESRNRLAFTLVELLVVIAIIGVLVGLLLPAVQAAREAARRMSCSNNFKQIGLGVHNYHSTYNKLPGYRTGTNDGQSWPPGFTQNSNIFNLSPLVGILPFIEQQAIWEQISNPSIQNSDGTTRSTTDPWPAMGPTVDGNDQYVPWVTEVLTYRCPSDPGVGAPAYGRTNYAACLGDSYGQPNGEYVWWSTTDRLADQSWIVNSRAGDRGMFFARKQTAFRDCLDGLANTVMYGEITTDLGDNDKRTRAAVHQISGASALEHNPLSCRAGLDAERPQFWGSLATFTNWAGASRLRRGAQWSSSFDINGGFHTVLPPNSEICMDAGAGDWGGVMTARGNYTASSRHQGGVHVLMGDGAVKFVTDSIEAGNSSAGNVTPTANNGGRQSPYGLWGALGTRANKETPDMSNF
- a CDS encoding response regulator, with amino-acid sequence MTIRILIADDHSLLRVGLVSMLSNEQEFSVVAEAHDGEQALALFEQHRPDITILDVRMPVLDGIETLVRIREIQPDARVIMLSTAELEEEVSQSLKQGAAAFVTKAAPPVTLVDTIQRVHAGEVIQHPLLETNNAMHEHLSPREIEVLHLVALGHSNKQIAVDLSLSIHTVKTYIKGILAKFNVKDRAGAVSIGYAKGILKI
- a CDS encoding sensor histidine kinase; the protein is MLIKSLICLIALSALPEVHDDQTSVDELSSPQTTVASIRNLSDAEANRRYPVQMKGTVLLATPSSFVFHDGETAIWCERPRTDDESRIHLSAGMTVEIKGQSNRGHNAPLIQCSEVTVTGTGELPVPRKSSFSELQSGVLDCQWVTIDGVGISAQQGNFLQMAGTSVVVSTFGGKFFFNSTAVSPEMMESVIDAEITVTGVCLPRFNNRGNVLDSDIMSCVSDGLKITKEANKNPFESNKVTLGSLFEFSPVWSPTHRKVVTGTVTACEPGHQIFITDGEHNLRVIPQTYDIFKIGDVIQCAGFLEMEENFPVLRTSIIQTIGSDKPPEPSSVTPDSVLSIQLLAPNSDQRDHQAGLVRLSGNLIAVEDQLGKPFQLILDADGSLVPVTLASFQPPRQLRKIRPGSTLEVTGICSIRTSDRPEVNRMLRAESFEIRLRSPQDVTVLSTASWWNATRLLLLLAGTVALLLAALLVIFWMRRRIAQRGSELAEARREKDALELVAATTKQERTRVAADLHDTLEQSLAGVALQLRAIETARSKDLADRNLSLATQILSQSREDLRRSVWNLRLTDSGVTLLREELRKTCLAIFSVTPITAEVGGRGEERKLDVLTTDNLLMIAKEAMTNALKHSSPNHIQIDVDYTADQVSLCVTDDGCGFDADRVAGTHQGHFGLTGMQERVRRIGGELMLVSNPEHGTRIEVTVPR